In the genome of Triticum urartu cultivar G1812 chromosome 5, Tu2.1, whole genome shotgun sequence, one region contains:
- the LOC125511060 gene encoding uncharacterized protein LOC125511060: MGWLRSLFSPLRKIIVRAHSARKYRRGMRILYKDVKSCEDEDVHVLWSILVDSHRHPAMVKLKL, from the exons ATGGGGTGGCTCCGCTCCCTCTTCTCCcccctgaggaagatcattgtccGCGCACATTCGGCGCGCAAATACC GGAGGGGGATGAGGATCCTGTACAAGGACGTCAAGTCCTGCGAGGACGAAGATGTGCACGTCCTGTGGTCCATCCTGGTCGACTCGCACCGCCACCCGGCCATGGTGAAGCTGAAGCTCTAG